A genomic segment from Flavobacterium sp. 9R encodes:
- a CDS encoding N-acetylmuramoyl-L-alanine amidase has product MKLYSKIGIGILACASLAFISPALKPSKTIHVVIDAGHGGHDFGAKSDAAIEKEIVSQIANKIKAQNTNQAIVLHFTRNEDEFVELHSRAALINNIQPDLFISLHINANANNQKSGLEFFINEQNPATVEQSKEIATQLNSRLTQQTALKGNAIIKNAPFMVLKKATVPGVLIELGYLTNENDKRTLTDKVEQTKIANTILDVVSTLK; this is encoded by the coding sequence ATGAAATTGTATTCTAAAATTGGTATCGGAATCTTAGCGTGTGCTTCTTTAGCATTTATTTCACCAGCATTGAAACCTTCAAAAACCATCCACGTGGTGATTGATGCAGGACACGGCGGACACGACTTTGGTGCAAAAAGTGATGCTGCTATCGAGAAAGAAATTGTTTCCCAAATTGCAAATAAGATAAAAGCGCAGAATACCAATCAAGCGATTGTTTTACATTTTACTAGAAATGAGGATGAATTCGTGGAGTTGCATTCTCGCGCAGCCCTTATCAATAACATACAACCAGATTTATTCATTTCGTTGCATATTAATGCTAATGCCAACAATCAAAAATCTGGTTTGGAATTTTTCATCAACGAACAAAATCCTGCCACGGTTGAACAATCTAAAGAAATTGCGACACAACTTAACTCAAGATTGACACAACAAACCGCTTTAAAAGGCAATGCTATCATAAAAAACGCCCCTTTTATGGTGTTAAAGAAAGCAACAGTTCCTGGTGTTTTGATTGAATTAGGGTATTTGACTAACGAAAATGACAAACGCACCCTGACCGATAAAGTAGAACAAACAAAAATTGCCAACACCATTTTAGATGTGGTTTCAACTCTAAAATAA
- a CDS encoding bifunctional adenosylcobinamide kinase/adenosylcobinamide-phosphate guanylyltransferase: MMYLITGGERSGKSGFAEKIAKEKSDNPMYVATARQWDADFKNRIDRHQKDRDERWENIEKEKFLSEIDFENRVAVIDCVTLWLTNFFVDNKNDIDLCLAQAQKEIDALAQQPNTTIIIVSNEIGMGLHADTHIGRKFTELQGWTNQYIAQKADTVIFMVAGIPMVIKGEV, from the coding sequence ATGATGTACTTGATTACTGGAGGAGAACGTTCTGGAAAGAGCGGTTTTGCTGAAAAAATAGCCAAAGAAAAGTCGGATAACCCAATGTATGTTGCCACAGCGCGTCAATGGGATGCCGATTTTAAAAACCGTATCGACAGACACCAAAAAGACCGTGATGAACGTTGGGAAAACATCGAAAAAGAAAAATTCCTGAGCGAGATAGATTTCGAAAACCGCGTGGCTGTCATCGATTGTGTGACCTTGTGGTTGACCAATTTTTTTGTAGACAACAAAAACGACATTGATTTGTGTTTGGCACAAGCCCAAAAAGAAATCGATGCCCTCGCACAGCAACCCAACACCACTATCATCATCGTTTCGAACGAAATCGGGATGGGTTTGCACGCAGATACACACATCGGTCGAAAATTCACCGAGTTGCAAGGTTGGACCAATCAATACATCGCCCAAAAAGCCGATACCGTAATTTTTATGGTAGCGGGAATCCCAATGGTAATCAAAGGCGAGGTTTAA
- a CDS encoding adenosylcobinamide-GDP ribazoletransferase: protein MKKQLHIFFTALMFYTRIPCPKNIDHNPDYLNKASRYFPLIGWIVGAIAFGVYAAASWLWNAEIGIVLSMIASVLVTGAFHEDGFADVCDGFGGGWTKTKILTIMKDSAIGAYGAIGLVLLFLLKYMSLVTLAKGDSLLTNYHSLFTLFLVFITGHSLSRLAAISIVFTHEYSREDATSKSKPIAQQYSWKEVVGALLFGLLPLLVLLSNHAIIGLVVLPVFLARYFLARYFQKWIDGYTGDCLGATQQVCEVIFYLTLLAIWKFI from the coding sequence ATGAAAAAACAACTCCACATCTTTTTTACCGCTTTGATGTTTTATACACGAATTCCGTGTCCGAAGAATATCGACCATAATCCTGATTATTTGAACAAAGCGTCTCGTTATTTTCCATTAATTGGTTGGATTGTTGGGGCAATTGCTTTTGGAGTGTATGCTGCGGCGTCTTGGTTGTGGAATGCTGAGATTGGGATAGTGCTTTCGATGATTGCGAGTGTGTTGGTTACAGGCGCTTTTCACGAAGATGGTTTTGCCGATGTCTGCGACGGATTTGGTGGCGGTTGGACCAAAACTAAGATTTTGACGATTATGAAAGACAGCGCTATTGGCGCTTATGGTGCGATTGGTTTGGTATTGCTTTTTTTGCTGAAGTATATGAGTTTGGTCACTTTGGCCAAAGGTGATTCACTACTCACAAATTACCATTCACTCTTCACTCTTTTTTTGGTTTTCATAACAGGGCATTCTTTGAGTCGATTGGCGGCGATTTCGATTGTGTTTACTCACGAATATTCTCGGGAGGATGCTACGAGTAAAAGCAAACCCATTGCGCAGCAGTATTCTTGGAAAGAAGTAGTGGGCGCCTTATTATTTGGGCTATTGCCTTTGCTGGTTTTGCTATCGAATCACGCGATTATTGGGTTGGTGGTGTTGCCTGTTTTTTTGGCGCGTTATTTTTTGGCGCGTTATTTCCAGAAATGGATTGACGGCTACACGGGCGATTGTTTGGGAGCGACACAACAGGTATGTGAAGTTATTTTTTACCTAACCTTATTAGCAATATGGAAATTTATTTAG
- a CDS encoding ABC transporter substrate-binding protein, producing MKTKIVLIALISLLLSLSACEKKGNSTPLSETATSNSIRYASGLSIQKNQGFSVVTVRNAWPDAKQNFTYILKEKNGIVPDSLQKYPTIAVPLQSIVVTSTTNIPFLEMLGVEKKLVGFPHTDYISSPKTRQLIDAGKVKNIGQNEKLDTEQLIDLSPNLIVAFGIDNSNPTIDNLQKSGLKVLIQADWMEQTPLGKAEWIKLYGALFGKEKEAEVLFNDIVKSYNETLALVAQKKTNPTVLYGSMYQEQWFVAKGDSWVAQFLKDAKSNYLWSTTKGTGSLSLPFEKILEKAQKADYWIATGSFKNLAELQNSNPHYQQFDAVKNKHVYTFENKHGATGGTVYYELAASRPDLVLKDYIKIFHPELLPNYTFTFAEKLQ from the coding sequence ATGAAAACTAAAATTGTTCTTATTGCATTGATTAGCTTGTTACTCTCTTTGAGTGCTTGTGAAAAAAAAGGAAACTCTACTCCTCTTTCGGAAACCGCCACCTCCAACAGTATTCGTTATGCTTCTGGACTTTCGATACAGAAAAACCAAGGATTTTCGGTGGTAACGGTTCGCAATGCTTGGCCTGATGCAAAACAAAACTTTACCTATATTTTGAAAGAAAAAAACGGCATCGTTCCAGATAGTTTGCAAAAATACCCTACCATAGCTGTTCCTTTACAAAGCATAGTGGTGACTTCGACTACCAATATTCCGTTTTTGGAGATGTTGGGGGTGGAAAAAAAATTAGTAGGTTTTCCGCACACCGATTATATTTCCTCTCCAAAAACACGTCAATTAATCGATGCAGGAAAGGTGAAAAATATTGGACAAAATGAAAAATTAGACACCGAACAATTAATTGATTTGAGTCCTAATTTGATTGTGGCTTTTGGCATTGATAATTCGAATCCCACGATTGACAACTTACAAAAAAGCGGTTTGAAAGTGCTCATTCAAGCCGATTGGATGGAACAAACGCCACTAGGCAAAGCCGAATGGATTAAATTGTACGGCGCTTTATTTGGTAAAGAAAAAGAAGCCGAAGTTTTATTTAATGACATCGTAAAAAGTTACAACGAAACACTAGCCTTGGTCGCTCAAAAAAAGACAAATCCGACCGTTTTGTATGGCTCAATGTACCAAGAACAATGGTTTGTGGCCAAAGGCGACAGCTGGGTGGCACAGTTTTTAAAAGATGCAAAATCTAATTATTTATGGAGCACTACCAAAGGAACAGGAAGTTTATCGTTGCCTTTTGAGAAGATTTTAGAAAAAGCGCAAAAGGCAGATTATTGGATTGCTACGGGCTCCTTTAAAAATTTAGCGGAATTGCAAAATAGCAATCCGCATTACCAACAATTTGACGCTGTGAAAAACAAACACGTCTATACTTTTGAAAACAAACACGGAGCCACCGGTGGTACTGTTTATTATGAATTGGCAGCAAGTCGGCCTGATTTGGTCTTGAAAGATTACATCAAAATTTTCCATCCCGAATTACTTCCGAATTATACGTTTACCTTTGCCGAAAAATTACAATAA
- the tnpA gene encoding IS200/IS605 family transposase, whose product MPFVKVYLHCVWSTKNRIPYLNTIELRQKVWNHIRENAIQKGIYIDFINGYSDHCHCLISLGVDQNIQKVIQLIKGESSFWINKNELTKEKFQWQEEYFAVSVSESILDKVREYIKNQETHHKKKSFQEEYDEFILKYGFKMVDNK is encoded by the coding sequence ATGCCATTTGTAAAAGTCTATCTTCATTGTGTTTGGAGTACTAAAAACAGAATTCCGTATTTAAATACTATCGAATTACGCCAAAAAGTTTGGAATCATATAAGAGAGAACGCCATTCAAAAAGGAATTTATATTGATTTTATAAATGGATATTCTGACCACTGTCATTGTTTGATTTCCTTAGGTGTGGACCAGAATATTCAAAAAGTAATTCAGCTTATCAAAGGAGAATCTTCTTTTTGGATTAACAAAAATGAATTGACTAAAGAAAAATTTCAATGGCAGGAGGAATATTTTGCAGTTTCGGTGTCAGAATCGATTCTTGATAAAGTTAGAGAGTATATTAAAAATCAAGAAACACATCATAAAAAGAAGTCATTTCAAGAAGAGTATGACGAATTTATTTTAAAATATGGATTTAAAATGGTTGATAATAAATGA
- a CDS encoding GxxExxY protein — protein sequence MTTQKQLNELTFEIIGAAIEVHKTMGKGLLENIYHHCLIEELKIRNINFISEKNIPVFYKEKKLAIDFKCDLLVENNIVIELKSVSEITPIHKAQLLTYMKLLNVPKGILINFNCFNIFKEGQMTFVNEIFHQLPKH from the coding sequence ATGACTACACAAAAACAACTCAATGAACTTACATTCGAAATAATTGGAGCAGCGATTGAAGTGCATAAAACAATGGGTAAGGGATTGTTAGAAAACATTTATCATCATTGTTTAATAGAAGAATTAAAAATAAGAAACATCAATTTTATTTCAGAAAAAAATATTCCTGTATTTTATAAAGAAAAAAAACTTGCAATTGATTTTAAGTGTGATTTACTTGTTGAAAATAATATTGTTATTGAATTAAAATCCGTTTCCGAAATAACCCCCATTCACAAAGCTCAACTACTTACCTATATGAAGCTATTAAATGTTCCAAAAGGAATTTTGATAAACTTTAATTGTTTTAATATCTTTAAAGAAGGACAAATGACATTTGTTAATGAAATTTTTCACCAACTACCAAAACACTAA
- the cobT gene encoding nicotinate-nucleotide--dimethylbenzimidazole phosphoribosyltransferase has protein sequence MTLQEIIQSRRDTRHFTTDEVPEDVLQKALQAGHYAPSVGLTDATRYCVIRSSEVKKAIKLLFEDYDKKAANATDNEQQKQQYQALKLEAIEEAPVGLVIAYDRSVLNSFTIGTVGSNEAIKFSAVCAAQNIWLSLTEQGYSMGWVSILNYHEFKSILGLPENIEPLGYFCVGKPASNYEHQPMLQQLGWKKKEPFPAITAIDSEQSKEAVISSIEEKVTEPNAILSNQLQHKIDNKTKPTGALGDLEALAHQIGMVFQTTSPQIKQPHLVVFAADHGIANHGVSAYPQEVTRQMVSNFLEGGAAINVFCTQNQIGLSIVDAGVNYDFPTNTKLIHNKIGKGTQSFLHTAAMSPLEVATCFSKGATVVAQIAESGTNCIGFGEMGIGNTATASVLMHFLTQIPLVDCIGKGTGVTDEKLQNKHQILTTAITNYKGATDLDSILAYFGGFEILQIAGGMLEAHKNKMLILVDGFIASVAFLIAFKKNPAIFSNAVFCHASAEKGHQQLLEYLGAKALLHLQLRLGEGTGCALAFPLVQSAVAFLNEMASFESAGVNNKKD, from the coding sequence ATGACACTACAAGAAATCATACAATCCCGTCGCGATACCCGCCACTTCACAACCGACGAAGTTCCAGAAGACGTCTTGCAAAAAGCATTACAAGCTGGACATTACGCACCTTCTGTCGGACTTACCGATGCTACTCGATATTGCGTTATACGTTCCTCCGAAGTCAAAAAAGCCATCAAACTTTTGTTTGAAGACTATGATAAAAAAGCAGCCAATGCTACCGATAACGAGCAACAAAAGCAACAATACCAAGCCCTAAAACTCGAAGCCATCGAAGAAGCTCCAGTGGGATTGGTCATTGCTTATGACCGTTCGGTGCTGAATAGCTTTACCATCGGAACCGTGGGGAGCAACGAAGCGATTAAGTTTAGTGCGGTTTGTGCAGCACAAAACATTTGGTTATCCTTAACCGAGCAAGGCTATTCTATGGGATGGGTGTCGATTCTAAACTATCACGAATTCAAATCTATTCTGGGATTACCCGAAAACATAGAGCCTTTGGGCTATTTTTGCGTAGGCAAACCCGCCTCTAATTATGAACATCAGCCGATGTTGCAACAATTAGGATGGAAGAAAAAAGAGCCATTTCCGGCTATCACTGCGATTGATTCTGAACAATCAAAAGAAGCTGTAATTTCCTCCATCGAAGAAAAAGTAACGGAACCCAACGCGATTTTATCGAACCAATTGCAACACAAAATCGATAACAAAACCAAACCCACAGGAGCTTTGGGGGATTTAGAAGCACTCGCTCACCAAATAGGGATGGTGTTTCAAACCACTTCGCCTCAAATTAAACAACCGCATTTGGTGGTTTTTGCTGCCGACCACGGTATTGCCAATCACGGCGTAAGTGCCTATCCACAAGAAGTAACCCGACAAATGGTATCTAATTTTCTGGAAGGTGGAGCAGCAATCAATGTATTTTGTACCCAAAACCAAATCGGACTATCGATTGTAGACGCGGGGGTGAATTATGATTTTCCTACTAACACGAAGTTGATTCATAATAAAATTGGCAAAGGCACGCAGTCGTTTTTACATACCGCTGCGATGAGTCCTTTAGAAGTAGCGACTTGTTTTTCTAAAGGGGCAACAGTTGTGGCACAAATTGCCGAATCGGGCACAAATTGCATCGGTTTTGGAGAAATGGGGATTGGGAATACGGCAACCGCTTCGGTATTGATGCATTTTCTGACCCAAATTCCCTTAGTAGATTGCATCGGAAAGGGAACGGGAGTTACAGATGAAAAGTTACAAAACAAGCATCAAATTTTAACAACTGCAATTACCAATTATAAAGGCGCTACCGATTTAGACTCGATTTTGGCGTATTTTGGAGGTTTCGAAATCCTGCAAATAGCTGGCGGAATGCTCGAAGCTCATAAAAATAAGATGCTAATTTTAGTCGACGGATTCATTGCGTCAGTAGCCTTTTTGATTGCGTTTAAGAAGAATCCAGCTATTTTCAGCAATGCTGTTTTTTGCCACGCTTCGGCTGAAAAAGGACACCAACAGCTCTTGGAGTATCTAGGAGCAAAAGCATTGTTGCACCTCCAATTGCGCTTGGGGGAAGGAACGGGTTGTGCTTTGGCTTTTCCTTTAGTACAATCAGCAGTAGCGTTTTTGAATGAGATGGCCAGTTTTGAATCGGCGGGGGTGAATAACAAAAAGGATTGA
- a CDS encoding YncE family protein, with protein sequence MKLTRVLLVAFTFAFLASCTNEDNENVSKGNYDNGVFILNEGNSSGGSVSFLGEDLTTFKQDVYGAENVGDFFGTYVQSIFFDGDKAYVIAGGSNVINVVNRYTFKLIAKIETGLVTPRYGVAKNGKAYVTNANTYSYANPATGNTDDFVAVIDLATNKVESKINLNATANRIILEGDKLYITEPYNSDKVLVVNTVTKALETPIAVGSSANTMEVKNGVLYVLASPYGSASKIVKVKLSDKSVTEVVFPTTLTDAGNLDIYGSKIYFTKDTGVYSMDITATQPSDKPIFNYSSTSQYGVMYGFAVENDKIYIADGGDFASNSKAYVYSLTGALQKEVTVGVGPNGFYFNN encoded by the coding sequence ATGAAGTTAACTAGAGTTTTATTAGTAGCCTTTACTTTTGCCTTTTTGGCGTCTTGTACTAACGAGGACAACGAAAATGTATCCAAAGGGAATTATGATAATGGGGTATTTATTCTAAATGAAGGCAATTCTTCTGGAGGTTCGGTATCGTTTTTAGGAGAGGATTTGACTACTTTTAAACAAGATGTGTATGGAGCAGAAAACGTAGGTGATTTTTTCGGTACCTATGTACAATCGATTTTTTTTGATGGGGATAAAGCCTATGTGATTGCAGGTGGTTCTAATGTGATTAATGTAGTGAATCGCTATACGTTTAAGCTTATTGCAAAAATTGAAACAGGTCTAGTGACACCAAGATATGGGGTGGCAAAGAATGGTAAAGCGTATGTAACCAATGCGAACACTTATTCTTATGCAAATCCAGCTACTGGAAACACAGATGATTTCGTAGCTGTTATTGATTTGGCCACGAATAAAGTGGAATCTAAAATTAATTTGAATGCAACAGCCAATCGTATTATTTTAGAGGGTGATAAGTTGTACATCACAGAACCTTATAATAGCGACAAAGTTTTGGTAGTAAATACAGTAACTAAGGCTTTAGAAACACCAATAGCTGTTGGGTCAAGCGCCAATACAATGGAAGTGAAAAACGGTGTTTTGTATGTGTTAGCATCTCCATATGGAAGTGCAAGCAAAATTGTAAAAGTGAAGTTGTCGGATAAATCGGTTACTGAAGTGGTGTTTCCAACGACTTTGACAGATGCAGGAAATTTGGATATTTATGGTTCTAAAATCTATTTCACAAAAGATACAGGAGTGTATAGTATGGATATTACAGCAACACAACCTTCAGATAAACCTATTTTTAACTACTCTTCTACTTCCCAATATGGAGTGATGTATGGTTTTGCGGTAGAGAATGATAAAATTTACATTGCCGATGGAGGAGATTTCGCTTCGAATAGTAAGGCCTATGTGTATTCTTTAACTGGTGCTTTGCAAAAAGAAGTAACAGTTGGAGTTGGACCAAACGGATTCTATTTTAATAATTAA
- a CDS encoding TonB-dependent siderophore receptor — MAHFKSFLCFCLLASQLTFAQNDSITRLKEVVIADAKLRKFSSSQTILSLNDAVLSKNSALLTNLLNYNSVLYFKEYGRGMLSTVAFRGTTASQTAVIWNGININSQMNGSTDFNTISGTDYNSIAIKGGGGSVIYGSGAIGGTVHLNNDLRFERSFSNQLRLDYGSFNTQGIHYSSQFSNAKWSAQIGFSRNYSDNDYDYPGLFDWKGNQRFNENGEYEVIGFNAAIGFKISDKQILKAYSQSSNTDRNISLLSPSESRTKYKNDFSRNLLEYNGVFDQWTMNGKMAYLTEGYQYYPNKLLQQYSFGETKTWITKADVSFQASPSFLVNTILEYNTTQGEGSGFGYHERQIGAASVLLKYEIDSKWQNELGIRKEFTNNYKSPVLFSAGSALRIAPWYQLKVNVSHNFRIPTYNDLYWEEGGNPNLKPESAYQGELANVFTYKNFSLTQTAYYNKIKDLLRWVPGNNGIWSPQNTDRVAAYGIEALLAWKKQFGKSIWQINGTYAYTISKNEETQKQLFFVPYHKATAALAYSYKKWSANYQFLFNGFVYTQSDNNPSAIVPSYWVSNVGVDYEFFKRNPIKIGAQVLNLWNEKYESLENRMMPGRNFNLYLIFKF, encoded by the coding sequence ATGGCACATTTTAAATCTTTTCTTTGTTTTTGCTTGCTGGCAAGTCAACTGACTTTTGCTCAGAATGATTCGATTACTCGCTTAAAAGAGGTCGTCATAGCTGATGCGAAGCTTCGCAAATTTTCTAGTTCTCAAACGATTCTTAGTTTGAACGATGCTGTTTTGTCTAAAAATAGTGCGTTGTTGACCAATTTACTCAATTATAATTCGGTTTTATATTTTAAAGAATACGGTCGTGGGATGCTATCGACGGTAGCTTTTAGGGGAACCACTGCGTCGCAAACTGCGGTGATTTGGAACGGCATCAACATCAATTCCCAAATGAATGGGAGTACCGATTTTAATACAATATCAGGAACGGATTATAATTCGATTGCAATTAAAGGAGGTGGAGGAAGTGTGATTTATGGCAGTGGGGCTATTGGTGGCACGGTGCATTTGAACAATGACTTGCGATTTGAGCGTTCTTTTTCAAATCAATTGCGTCTTGATTATGGCAGTTTCAATACGCAGGGGATTCATTATAGCAGCCAGTTTTCAAATGCAAAATGGTCGGCTCAGATTGGTTTTTCTAGAAACTATTCTGATAACGATTACGATTATCCTGGTCTTTTTGATTGGAAGGGCAATCAGCGTTTTAATGAAAACGGGGAATATGAAGTGATTGGGTTCAATGCAGCAATTGGTTTTAAAATCTCTGATAAGCAAATATTAAAAGCATACAGTCAGTCTTCGAATACCGATAGGAATATTTCTTTGCTTTCGCCCTCGGAGTCTAGAACAAAATACAAGAATGATTTTAGTAGAAATTTGTTGGAATACAATGGTGTTTTTGACCAATGGACGATGAATGGTAAGATGGCTTACCTTACGGAAGGTTATCAGTATTATCCGAACAAGTTGCTACAGCAATATAGTTTTGGGGAAACCAAGACTTGGATTACCAAAGCAGATGTCAGTTTTCAGGCATCGCCCTCATTTTTGGTAAATACAATTTTAGAATACAATACAACCCAAGGTGAAGGCTCTGGATTTGGATACCACGAAAGACAGATTGGTGCTGCTTCTGTGTTGTTGAAATATGAAATCGATTCGAAATGGCAAAATGAATTAGGGATTCGTAAAGAGTTTACCAATAATTATAAATCGCCTGTTCTTTTTTCGGCTGGAAGTGCTTTGCGCATCGCACCTTGGTACCAATTGAAAGTCAATGTTTCGCACAATTTCCGAATTCCTACCTACAATGATTTGTATTGGGAAGAAGGCGGTAATCCCAATTTAAAACCCGAAAGTGCTTACCAAGGCGAACTAGCCAATGTCTTTACTTATAAAAATTTCAGCTTGACGCAAACGGCCTATTACAATAAAATTAAAGATTTGCTGCGTTGGGTTCCAGGGAATAATGGCATTTGGTCTCCTCAAAATACGGATCGCGTAGCCGCTTATGGAATAGAAGCCTTATTGGCTTGGAAAAAACAATTTGGGAAGAGCATTTGGCAAATCAATGGGACGTATGCGTACACTATTTCTAAGAATGAGGAAACCCAAAAGCAATTGTTTTTTGTGCCTTATCACAAAGCTACCGCTGCTTTGGCCTACAGTTATAAAAAATGGAGCGCTAATTATCAATTCCTGTTTAATGGTTTTGTCTATACGCAATCCGATAACAATCCTAGCGCTATCGTTCCTTCGTATTGGGTTTCTAATGTAGGCGTAGATTATGAATTTTTTAAGCGTAATCCAATAAAAATAGGCGCTCAAGTGCTTAATCTTTGGAATGAAAAATATGAAAGTCTGGAAAATAGAATGATGCCCGGACGCAATTTTAATTTGTATCTAATCTTTAAATTTTAA
- a CDS encoding iron ABC transporter permease: protein MRSSFKHSILFITLCIGLFGLFVGNICYGSIAIPAKEVLKSLLGQTASKDTWEYIILNYRLPKAITAVLVGMGLSMSGLLMQTLFRNPMAGPYVLGLSSGASLGVAFVILGAGFMPSFLIPLLLSNYGIVLASTIGSSSVLLLVLLVSQRLRDTMAILIIGLMFGSLTSAIVGTLTYFSSAEQLQKFTFWSLGNLGNLSWESVSILSLCVGIGLVLSAFSIKPLNALLLGENYAKSMGLNYSKARLIIILATSILAGSITAFAGPIAFVGLAVPHIAKLTFQTSNHRVLFWSTLLFGAGIMLVCDIFTQVPGTEVSLPINAVTSILGAPVVIWLLVRKQKMMG, encoded by the coding sequence TTGAGGTCTTCCTTTAAACATAGTATTCTTTTTATAACCTTATGCATAGGATTGTTTGGGCTGTTTGTAGGCAACATTTGTTATGGCTCAATCGCTATTCCTGCAAAAGAAGTTTTGAAAAGTTTGCTAGGACAAACCGCTTCCAAAGACACTTGGGAATACATTATCTTGAATTATCGTTTGCCCAAAGCGATTACGGCTGTATTGGTTGGTATGGGCTTATCGATGAGTGGTCTGTTGATGCAAACGTTGTTTAGAAATCCAATGGCTGGTCCTTATGTTTTGGGATTGAGTTCTGGGGCGAGTTTGGGTGTGGCTTTTGTGATTTTGGGTGCTGGTTTTATGCCTTCCTTTTTAATTCCCTTGTTACTTTCCAACTATGGTATTGTTTTGGCTTCGACTATTGGAAGCAGTAGCGTTTTATTACTCGTACTCCTTGTATCGCAACGATTACGAGATACTATGGCGATACTCATTATTGGTCTGATGTTTGGCAGCTTAACCTCGGCCATTGTCGGGACACTCACCTATTTTAGTTCGGCGGAGCAATTGCAAAAATTTACCTTTTGGTCGTTGGGGAATTTAGGAAACTTATCCTGGGAATCGGTCTCGATTTTGAGTCTTTGTGTGGGAATTGGCTTAGTCCTAAGTGCCTTTAGCATCAAACCGCTTAATGCTTTGCTTTTGGGAGAAAACTACGCCAAGAGTATGGGGCTCAACTACAGCAAAGCGCGATTGATTATCATTCTAGCTACAAGTATACTAGCCGGAAGCATTACCGCTTTTGCCGGTCCGATTGCTTTTGTTGGATTAGCCGTTCCTCATATCGCCAAATTGACCTTCCAAACTAGTAATCATCGGGTATTGTTTTGGAGCACACTTCTTTTTGGAGCCGGCATTATGTTGGTTTGCGATATATTTACACAAGTCCCCGGCACAGAAGTGAGTCTACCTATTAACGCGGTGACTTCTATCTTAGGGGCTCCTGTGGTGATTTGGTTATTGGTTAGAAAACAAAAAATGATGGGCTAA
- the cobC gene encoding alpha-ribazole phosphatase encodes MEIYLVRHTETVCEKGICYGQSDVGIRAPYEAIFQEILEQLPEQGILYTSPLQRCSILAQHIQQIKGIPIVAQEPRLKEMHFGDWELQAWNAIPRTVLDPWMNDFVNVAVPNGESFIDLDQRVWEFLEEKFEKSNEKPLILVTHSGVIRSVLCRINNLPLQEAFATPLDYGVVVKVEYTR; translated from the coding sequence ATGGAAATTTATTTAGTGCGCCACACCGAAACGGTTTGTGAAAAAGGCATTTGTTATGGACAAAGCGATGTAGGCATTCGAGCTCCTTATGAAGCGATATTTCAAGAGATTTTGGAGCAATTGCCAGAGCAAGGTATTTTGTATACCAGTCCGCTGCAACGCTGTTCGATTTTGGCGCAGCATATTCAGCAAATAAAAGGAATTCCTATAGTTGCCCAAGAACCAAGACTGAAAGAAATGCATTTTGGGGATTGGGAATTGCAAGCTTGGAACGCTATTCCGAGGACTGTTTTGGACCCGTGGATGAATGATTTTGTGAATGTTGCGGTGCCCAATGGCGAATCGTTTATTGATTTGGACCAGCGGGTTTGGGAATTTTTGGAGGAGAAATTTGAAAAATCAAATGAAAAACCGCTGATTTTAGTCACGCATTCCGGGGTGATTCGAAGTGTTTTGTGTAGAATAAATAACCTTCCTTTGCAGGAGGCTTTTGCTACTCCATTAGATTACGGAGTGGTGGTGAAAGTGGAGTATACTCGTTAA